Genomic segment of Octadecabacter arcticus 238:
GCGGTGGCGCGGGGGCGGCCTATTTTGCCGCCGCCTTCGACGATCTCATCGCTGAGTTTGGGAACTACCTCAATGCCGCGGGCGACAATATGCACTGGATGGCCGGGGCACTCATTGGTGCCATTGGAGCGTTTCTGCTCGGCATCATCGGCGCGCTTTGCGGGCTTGTATTGATCTTTGCCAAAATTATGTTGGCCTTCATGATCGGCATCGCGCCAATCATGATCGCGCTGTCGCTCTTCGACGTGACCAAGGATTATTTCCTGCGCTGGCTGTCCTCCACCGTCTCCTACGCGCTCTACCCGCTGGTCATCGCGGGGGTGTTTTCCATTGTCGTGGGGATGTCGCAGTCCTTGCTGGCCGAGCTTGGTGATCCCGAAGGTGCCAGCAATATTGGCGCGCTCATCCCCTTCTTTATGATGATGTTCCTCGCCGGTGGCATGATCGTCGCCACACCGCTGATCGTCCGCGCAATCTCGGGCAACTTGATGATGGCAGGTCCGCCAAGCATGCCCGGCGTTAGCGGGTTCGCAAAAGGCGTAGCTGGAACAAGAGGCTCCCGCGCACGGGCGCGGTTTGGAACGCAGTCAGCTGGGGAAATCGCAGGTACGGGTGTGCGCCAGGCCGGTAGTGCTGCCGCTTCACTGGTTCAGAAGGTGTCGGAGAGGTCAAAAAGGTTGGAATGAATTGGCCCGCGACGCCTTGGGTTGAGGCAGCCCCCTATCTGAAGCGACTCAAGTTATCGCAGCTACAGAAAAATGTTCGCATTTTGTTCCAGAGCAATGTAAACTGACAACTGATGAGATGTAAAAGCTTGCGAACGTGCGTTGGACGAAATTGGTGCGTGGCTGCAAGTTTGGAAAACTGGGTTCTTGAAATGACGAATGCTCCAATGGGCGATATATTCTTGCCGACTGTGTTGCGCCGTGGCTATTTCCAAATATTGGCCGTGGACGCATGATTACTCAGCCGCCTCATATCTACAATGCCACCGTCGGGCTAACTGCAGGGCAGCACTGATATGGGCGGATCGATTGTCATTGCCGAAAAACCTTCACAGGCACGCAACCTGCGCGAGGCGTTGGGAAACCGCTATGGTCGGATACTGTCCGCACGCGGGCACATCTTCAAACTGGCGGAGCCCGCTGAAGTCAACGAAGCTTGGAAGAAGTGGTCTTATGAGGTGTTGCGCCCTGAATCTGGATTTTACCCGCTGCGCCCGGATAATAGCCATGGCAAAGACAAGCTGATTGCAGAAATCAAGGCGGCCCTGAAAGAAGCTGACCGCGTGATTATTGCAACCGACTGTGACCGCGAGGGTCAGGCCATCGGTGAAAACATTCTACGCTACTTCAAGTTCAAGGGTGAGGTGCTGCGGGCAATGTTTTCTGCGGAAGATCCGGTCTCCCTGCGACAATCATTCGAGGCCTTGAAGCCCAATGAACACTACAGACCGCTTTACGCGGCTGCCGTCGCGCGTGCGCAGAGTGACCAGATTGCCAACCTGACAGCCACACGTGCTGTGACGATTGCCCTTAAGCCGCATGGCATGAAGGGGGCCATTGGCATCGGCCGGGTCAAAACCCCAACCATGGGGATCGTCTGCGCAAGGGAGCGCGAGATCCAAGGTTTTGAGCCAAGGCCCTATTTTGATCTTTGGGTTGATGTCAGTGACGGCAAAGAGGGCCTGCGGCTCAAGCACTTCCCTGCGCACGAAGCCCGGGTTTTTGATCAGGATTTGGCGCAAAGGATCATCGCATCCTTTGATCCTTGGAAAGGCCCTTTGCAGGTTACCTTTGAGAAAAAGAAGCAACCGCCGCCACGCCTGATGGATTTGCCGCTCTTGCAGCAACGCGCGGCGCGCTGGGGCTGGTCCGCACAAAAAACGCTCGATGTAGCACAGAGGCTTTATGAGACCCACAAGGTTACGACGTACCCTCGGGCTGAGACCAAATATTTGCCGGAGGCCGAAAAGCAAAATGCCCAGGCCATGCTCGATGGTTTGCGGGAGCTGCCGTTTGTTAAAGTGGCCTACGAGAACCCAACATATCGCATGGGCAAGCGAGGCTGCTTTTCTGATGAAGGGCTTGCGGGGGCTTCGCACCATGCGATTATTCCGAACTTCAAGACCCGAGATAAATGGGCGCGTGTGCTTGGGGCATTGTCCGGCGATGAGCGTCGTCTTTTTGAACTGATCGCACTGAGCTATACCGCAGCCATTGGCCCGGACCGCCATTATGATCGCACAGAAATCTCGTTGATGGCTGGACAACGCAAGTTTGCCGCAAGTGGTATTGTCGAACGGCAACCAGGTTGGCGAGAGGCGCTCGGCGCGGATCCTGACGCCAGCAAGAAGAGCGACGCCGAGGCTGCAGCCATCCTGCCGCCCTGGAAAGACCGCCAGATAGTCAATGCCGTCAAAGCCGGGGCGGATAAAAAGACGACCAAGCCACCAGCCCGTTTCAATGAAGGCACCTTGATCAAAGCAATGCAGGAAGCGTGGAAATATGCCCGTGATCCAAAAACAGCGGAGCGCTTAAAAGGGGCTGCCGGGATCGGAACGCCAGCGACGCGCGCCTCCATTCTCGAGGGGCTAAAAACCCAGAACCTGTTTGAGGTCATTGATAAGCATCTAGCGCCAAGCACCCTCGCACTGGCGATCTACGACGTTCTGCTGAAAGAGGCCCCCGAAATCCTTGATCCAGCTGCGACGGCTGAAATGGAGCTGGCTCTTGATGGTATTCTCAAAGGGGAGCAGGATCCACGCACTGTGGTCGATACAATTGTGGCCCGCGCGGCGGCCTTGGCCGCAAAGATGGAGCAGCGCGGCCAGTCAGGCACCAAGCTCGATATTGATTTTACTGCGAAACCGAGCCCAAAGATGCTTCAGGCCGCACGCGCCAAAGCGAAGCGGATAGGGACGCGCTTGCCCAAAGACGCAACAACTGACCGCAAGATCTGTTCGGAATTCCTCGGGCCGCGATTGGAAGGAAACGGTCCAAGTGATGCCCAGCTGGCCTTTGCGCGCAAGATTGCCAGTGACGCGAACGTCGACTTGCCGGACGCAATCCTTGGAGATCGCGCAGCCCTTTCTGCCTTTATCAAAAAGAACAAAGGGAAGTTGCCAAAGCGCGGTGCGAAGTCTGAGGGTATCAAAGATAAGCATGATCGACGGTAAGAGAGGGCAGCGATGAGCAGTGCGAAGAAATCATGGAAAGACGTCAAACCGGTGCTGTCGCGGTTTTCTTCCGCCCAACTTCTGGGGCTGGTCCAGGACCTATACCGCCTGAATGCAGAAAACGCGTCCTTCATGCATTCCCGTTTCTTGAGCGGGGGGGATGCAAAGAAGGACCATCTCACTCCTTACATGACAAGAATTCAGCGAGCGATCAGCCCAACGCAGCCCTGGAAAGAGGATGTAAAATTGGCCGCTGGCAGAAAAGCCATCAGTGACTTCAAGAAAGCCAATGGCAACATCCGTGATACACTGACCCTCATGATCTACTACGTCAAATGCGGCAATGATTTCACGCTTGAGTTCGGGGATATCGACGCAAGCTTCTATGACAGCTTGTGTTCAATGTTCTCGAGTGTTGTCCAAACCCTGATGAAACAACAAGATCAGGCGCTATTCGCCGAGTTTTCGCCCTTGCTTGAGGCGGAGCTTGCCCGCGTTTATGGTCAAATCGGTTGGGGACACCCAGATGAGTTGTCAAATCGCCTTGCTGACCTGCGAGATGCCTTTGAATAGCGGCTTGCGGCCATGTAAGTCACAAGGCCTGTAAGATGAACACCCGGCGCGGCAAGACGGGCCACACTGGCCATTGACCAGCTCCAGTGTACGCCGCATTGCGGTCCATAGAACCAGTCTTTCGCTGCAATATGCAAAATCTTGTTCTTGTGAACTTACACAGTAGATCATGGAAATGCGGCGCGGCCTGTGGCAATATCCTAATATGATTGAATTTCGCACTCTCGCCGAAGACCATCCGGACCTCACACATTCTCCGTTGCTTCGGGGCGCTCTCTTGACCCTGCAATATGCGCAGGAGCACAAATCAATAGGCTTGACCAAAACCAAGGCCTTCAAGCGCGCTTTCGTACATTGGGCTATCGAGCATTTCGACTGGCCAGGGAAAAGCGCCGAAGAGATGTTCCGCTACAAAAACGTGATCAATGAATATGAATTCCCCCCACTCGAGGTTTTGCATTTCGGCTCTTCTCCGCTTTGTTGAGTTATTCTAGGATTTCAAATAGAACATAGATTGATTATCTGGGATGGATGATTGTCTAATTTTGAGTTTGAAGTATTCGGTATCCCTGATGCCCCTGGCTCGTTTGCGGATCATTCCTATACTGACATTACCAGCCTCTATCCTGGCGCTTGTCAGCTTGTGTTTCGCGTAGTTGCATATGCCCACACAATGTTTTCTTAGGGATTTTGCGAACTTTTTCAGATAGAGCATGTGTGACTGATCTGCGATCAGGCACCAATTTTCCAGTTGCTCTGACATCCCCTCAAATGATGGGGCGCTCCACAGAGCCTGAAGCTGTTCTTTTAAGACGTAAAGCGTATTCAGGTTGCTATTGCTCTCCAGCAACGTTTGCAGCTTGTTACTTTGTTTTTCATTCAACTTATCCGCATTTTTGAGCAACAGATAATGCGTGCCCTTCATCAACTCTTTACCACTTGGATCGGCCTTCCTGAACTCAAGGCGACGCTGATTATGGATAGCCTTGCTGTAGTTTTTCATGACGTGGAAACGGTCAAATACGATGTCGGCCATCGGCAAGGACTCCCTGACAGCCTTTTGGTAGGCAGGCCCCATATCCATCGACACGGCCTTTATTTTATGGGCTGTATCTGGCCGCAGCTGTTTCAAAAACCTTGAAAAAACTTCGGCAGTTCGACCGGCTTCCACCCAGATCAGATGCCCTCCGACCATATCGTAGACCACCGTCATATAGTCATGACCTTTCGCCCGGGCCACTTCATCGACACCAATGTATTCCAAGCCAGCAAGCTGTGCGGGATCAAGCGCAGGGAGCGTTTCCATCAGGTATGCCTTGTCGATATTCTTTACCGTCTCCCATCGTATACCTAAATGCCTGGAGACAGCCAGAATGGATAAATGACGGCACAATCCACTGATAAGATGGCAAAATCGATGGGTGAAACGGCACCCTTTATCAACAAAAGGACACGCCTCAATGCGGCGCTCACCCTTGCTAATAAAAACCTGCGCTAGCTCAATCTCAATCACACAAGGATACCCAAAAAACGGGATGTCGTTTACTTGTCGGCGAATATGTTGGTTGATGCTACCCTTCTTGCCGGTTGCAGGGTCTATAGCGCTCCTGCGGGCATCCCGACTGCACTGAACAATAACCTTCGCACCGTCTTCAGCCAGCTCAATTTCATTTACACGTTGCCCCTTCAGGCGTAAAATATGTTGCGAGATGTCGATGGTCATATACCTGCCCTATGTAAAGTTGTCAGAAACCTAACATATCAACAGGTTACTTGATGGTCAGCATCTTTTCTTACTCAACAAAGCGGAGAAGAGCCTGCATTTCCTGCTAATTACGTTGCGCTTGGGACGTCACTTCAAGGGTGAGTTTCGGCTAACCAAGCGAGGCGCAGATCTGGCGCAGGCTCCTAGTCGCCTGCTTGCCGAGCTGATCCCATACTTTCTGTTCCAGATCGATCACGCGTCCTATGCGCGCTTCGATGACCGTCCCTTCGGAAAATGGGACGTCTGGATGAACGTGATTAACGTAGAGGCTGATCATGGAACGACCGAGGCTAAGTTGTTTGCAACCTTTTACGGTGAGCCAGAAGACTGGCACGCCGCGGGGTGGCGTGAGATGGCAGCGTTCTCATCTTGCGTGCTTTGGCCGCTCGAATGGGCAGGGTTACTGATTGAGACCCGTGAAGATGGCGCTGGCAAGCAGGTGTGCCATGTGTTCAAGACGCCGCTCTGGCGCAGTGCGCTCAAACTTGACACCGACGACATGCTGCAACCGATGTCAGTTCAGTGAGAGCAGTGCTTACGGACCCCATAACGCACCGCTGCTTGCAGCCCGAAGCGGACTTTGGTGAACCCTATCGTTGCTGCGTTGCAGCGTCTCCAAGATTACTGCCCCCACACACGGCATCAAATTGATTGCTTGATTTGATCTTCAGGTCCATCTTTAAGCCATGAACGAGAAGGTTTACGCCAGAATTCGGAGCATGTTCGATGTCCCACACATGCAAAACAGCCTGCGAGGCCTTTGGGTCGAAGCGATGGTTTGTGAAATTCTTGGTAGCGGATGGAAGCACACTGGTAATGACTGAGCAGCTTGGGACCTAGAACGGTCAGATGGGCTGCGGGTCGAGGTGAAACAGTCAGCAAGACAGCAATCATGGGGCACATCGACTAGCCTACCGCGTTTCAGTGTTGCGGCGGCCAAAGGACACTACCCCAATGGCAAGACCTACGTTGATAACGCGTTAGCCACTCGTCTAGCTGACGTGTATATATTTGCCTGGCATGAAGGAGAGGACCAAAGGGAAGCTTCAGAATGGCTATTTTACGTGGTCGAAGCCAAACGATTACGGGATGGGCAAAAAACGCTCGGTCTGCGCGCCATAAATAAGCTAGCTGAACCTGTATCCTCGTCCGTGCTTCGCGAATTGATGATGCAAGTTCTCAACTAACAGCCCGCAGCCGACCTTCGTCACTGATACTGACCGCGGCGTTGCAGCCAGTCATTGCGGACTTTCGCTGCAACTGCGAAGTTCGCGATGTTCGAATTCACACTATGCGGACGAAGCCGCAATTCGATGACGAAATCTTGAGGTCGTCGCTGATACTTAACGCTGGGTGCGAATAACGATAAGGCTTGGTAATCTTTGAAGCAGGGTGACTGAGGAAATAGCGTGAAAAAGCAATGCAGTCTTTGTGGGGAGATGTTGGATCGGTCAGCGTTCAACGGCATGGCCAAGGATTGTTCCGAATGCCGCCGGTATGAGGCATCGCGACCCAAGCGCGGTCAATCTCCTATCGAAA
This window contains:
- a CDS encoding type IV secretion system protein, which produces MGVVTWMVETTDGYLDGAAETTFGTVASQVGGIIAVGSTLAVIGLFVNMALQVRSVDGRTAFWFAIKLMLITLFALNWVQFNTIAGAITNGLDQLAGGMIAGLGGGGAGAAYFAAAFDDLIAEFGNYLNAAGDNMHWMAGALIGAIGAFLLGIIGALCGLVLIFAKIMLAFMIGIAPIMIALSLFDVTKDYFLRWLSSTVSYALYPLVIAGVFSIVVGMSQSLLAELGDPEGASNIGALIPFFMMMFLAGGMIVATPLIVRAISGNLMMAGPPSMPGVSGFAKGVAGTRGSRARARFGTQSAGEIAGTGVRQAGSAAASLVQKVSERSKRLE
- a CDS encoding DNA topoisomerase, producing the protein MGGSIVIAEKPSQARNLREALGNRYGRILSARGHIFKLAEPAEVNEAWKKWSYEVLRPESGFYPLRPDNSHGKDKLIAEIKAALKEADRVIIATDCDREGQAIGENILRYFKFKGEVLRAMFSAEDPVSLRQSFEALKPNEHYRPLYAAAVARAQSDQIANLTATRAVTIALKPHGMKGAIGIGRVKTPTMGIVCAREREIQGFEPRPYFDLWVDVSDGKEGLRLKHFPAHEARVFDQDLAQRIIASFDPWKGPLQVTFEKKKQPPPRLMDLPLLQQRAARWGWSAQKTLDVAQRLYETHKVTTYPRAETKYLPEAEKQNAQAMLDGLRELPFVKVAYENPTYRMGKRGCFSDEGLAGASHHAIIPNFKTRDKWARVLGALSGDERRLFELIALSYTAAIGPDRHYDRTEISLMAGQRKFAASGIVERQPGWREALGADPDASKKSDAEAAAILPPWKDRQIVNAVKAGADKKTTKPPARFNEGTLIKAMQEAWKYARDPKTAERLKGAAGIGTPATRASILEGLKTQNLFEVIDKHLAPSTLALAIYDVLLKEAPEILDPAATAEMELALDGILKGEQDPRTVVDTIVARAAALAAKMEQRGQSGTKLDIDFTAKPSPKMLQAARAKAKRIGTRLPKDATTDRKICSEFLGPRLEGNGPSDAQLAFARKIASDANVDLPDAILGDRAALSAFIKKNKGKLPKRGAKSEGIKDKHDRR
- a CDS encoding ISL3 family transposase; amino-acid sequence: MTIDISQHILRLKGQRVNEIELAEDGAKVIVQCSRDARRSAIDPATGKKGSINQHIRRQVNDIPFFGYPCVIEIELAQVFISKGERRIEACPFVDKGCRFTHRFCHLISGLCRHLSILAVSRHLGIRWETVKNIDKAYLMETLPALDPAQLAGLEYIGVDEVARAKGHDYMTVVYDMVGGHLIWVEAGRTAEVFSRFLKQLRPDTAHKIKAVSMDMGPAYQKAVRESLPMADIVFDRFHVMKNYSKAIHNQRRLEFRKADPSGKELMKGTHYLLLKNADKLNEKQSNKLQTLLESNSNLNTLYVLKEQLQALWSAPSFEGMSEQLENWCLIADQSHMLYLKKFAKSLRKHCVGICNYAKHKLTSARIEAGNVSIGMIRKRARGIRDTEYFKLKIRQSSIPDNQSMFYLKS